The following are from one region of the Nicotiana tabacum cultivar K326 chromosome 3, ASM71507v2, whole genome shotgun sequence genome:
- the LOC107790322 gene encoding LOW QUALITY PROTEIN: kinesin-like protein KIN-5B (The sequence of the model RefSeq protein was modified relative to this genomic sequence to represent the inferred CDS: substituted 2 bases at 2 genomic stop codons) — MFITESGHLTGNFRTLNDDEQRINVPKAITCNESKREVSVLQNVANKQVDKVFTFDKVFGPKEQQRSVYDQAISPIVKEVLDGFNCTVFAYGQTGTGKTYTMEGGMRNKAGELPAEAGIISRAVRXIFDTLEGXNADYSMKATFWELYNEEITDLLASEEPSKSLEERQKKHVSLMEDGKGCVVVRGLEEEAVYSANDIYNLLEREAARRRTADTLLNKCSSRSHSVFSITIHVKEMTVGDEELIKCGKLNLVDLVGSENISRSGAREARAREVGEINKSLLTLGRVITALLACFCQLQYMPDSLQICQFAFSHVHIVVVQLCTVSVNML; from the exons ATGTTTATTACAGAATCAGGTCACTTAACAGGTAACTTCAG GACGTTGAATGATGATGAGCAAAGGATAAATGTTCCAAAGGCCATAACATGTAATGAAAGTAAAAGAGAAGTTTCTGTTTTACAAAATGTAGCTAACAAGCAAGTAGACAAAGTATTCACTTTTGACAAG GTTTTTGGCCCAAAAGAACAACAGAGATCGGTATATGATCAAGCCATTTCGCCCATTGTTAAGGAAGTTCTTGACGGATTTAATTGCACTGTATTTGCATATGGGCAAACTGGTACAGGTAAAACATACACAATGGAAGGAGGAATGAGGAATAAG GCTGGTGAATTACCAGCTGAAGCAGGTATTATTTCAAGGGCAGTTCGCTAAATTTTTGATACGCTTGAAGGTTAAAATGCAGATTATAGCATGAAAGCGACTTTTTGGGAACTATACAACGAAGAAATCACTGACTTGCTAGCTTCAGAAGAGCCTTCAAAGTCTTTAGAAGAGAGACAAAAGAAGCATGTATCTCTCATGGAGGATGGAAAAGGTTGTGTTGTAGTGAGGGGTCTTGAGGAAGAAGCTGTGTACAGTGCAAACGACATTTATAACCTCCTGGAGCGAGAAGCAGCCAGGAGGCGCACAGCAGACACTCTATTGAACAAATGCAGCAG CCGTTCTCACTCTGTTTTTAGCATAACTATTCATGTCAAAGAAATGACTGTTGGAGATGAGGAGCTCATTAAGTGTGGCAAGCTCAATCTTGTTGATTTAGTAGGATCAGAAAATATTTCTCGATCAGGTGCACGAGAG GCTCGTGCAAGAGAAGTGGGGGAAATCAATAAGAGTTTGCTTACTCTTGGTCGTGTTATAACAGCTTTG TTGGCCTGCTTTTGCCAACTACAGTATATGCCAGATTCATTGCAAATTTGCCAGTTT GCTTTCAGCCATGTGCACATTGTGGTTGTTCAGTTGTGCACTGTTAGTGTTAATATGTTATAG